A stretch of Desulfurivibrio alkaliphilus AHT 2 DNA encodes these proteins:
- a CDS encoding DUF6901 family protein, with protein MQTMTAEPLFRITYHFHLSATEVVTFNLAFDNAIRLVDEQRYPPPDWARLEQHQCPNCSLNSAQAPHCPAALNLAPLVTSFEHLLSHDEVLLEVITQERKISQATTIQRAVSSLMGLLMAASDCPLTTFFKPMARFHLPLASEEETIYRAAATYMLTQYFRNRRGLVPDFALEGLNEIYRHIQEVNSAMAQRLRGSSKSDSSVNAIILLDMYAKAMPYAIKQALEELAYLFTD; from the coding sequence ATGCAAACCATGACCGCCGAGCCGCTTTTCCGGATAACCTACCACTTCCACTTGAGTGCAACGGAAGTGGTAACCTTCAACCTGGCTTTCGACAACGCCATCCGGCTGGTCGACGAGCAGCGGTACCCCCCCCCGGACTGGGCCAGGCTGGAGCAGCACCAGTGTCCCAACTGTTCCCTGAACTCCGCCCAGGCCCCCCACTGCCCTGCCGCCTTGAACCTGGCACCGCTGGTGACCAGCTTTGAACACCTGCTCTCCCACGACGAAGTTTTACTGGAGGTCATTACCCAGGAGCGGAAAATCAGCCAGGCAACCACCATCCAGCGGGCCGTTTCCTCGCTGATGGGGCTGCTGATGGCGGCCAGCGACTGCCCTTTGACCACTTTTTTTAAGCCCATGGCCAGATTTCACCTGCCTCTGGCCAGCGAGGAGGAGACCATCTACCGGGCCGCCGCCACCTATATGCTGACCCAATATTTCCGCAACCGGCGAGGCCTGGTGCCGGATTTTGCCCTGGAAGGCCTTAACGAAATTTATCGCCATATCCAGGAGGTTAACAGCGCCATGGCCCAACGCCTGCGCGGCAGCAGCAAGAGCGATTCGTCGGTCAACGCCATCATCCTGCTGGATATGTACGCCAAGGCCATGCCGTATGCCATCAAGCAGGCCCTGGAAGAACTGGCCTATCTGTTTACCGATTAG
- a CDS encoding phospholipase D family protein: MRILLLGLLALWAGGMLYGYSRRPASGFAVTGPWRQVSQVEFFCDLSYERDGRPVLEQRILPAMLAAIARARRFVILDLFLFNDLGGHKVLGQGLQSPVACLTEALISARRQQPDLTVLFLYDEINTGYGSYSEPHLERLTAAGVATVPVDLARLPDSNPLYSGLWRTLLQWWKPAGRGRLPNIFAADGPGMKLASYLRLFNFKANHRKLLITEQTALVSSANVHDASARHSNIAFQLRGGIIADLAACEAATARFSGHDFALPPGILPEVSPRPSDSLEGEVSTVSEAGEFSGSVPLARLLTESAIGQALLAALDATRPGDRIWVAQFYLSDRRVMAALAGAARRGVTVRLLLDPSRDAFGHDKRGIPNRSSAAWLKARGGDRLAIRWYNTRGEQFHAKLALIESSPAGAEEASTGRVTIIGGSANLTRRNLTGYNLESCLEIRAAATAPIAVEVRHFFKRLWHNQEGEYLVDYEQYAEKRPLKAAWAAWQEFSGMGTF; encoded by the coding sequence ATGAGGATACTGTTGCTTGGTTTGCTGGCCCTCTGGGCGGGGGGGATGCTTTACGGTTACAGCCGTCGCCCTGCCTCGGGGTTTGCCGTGACCGGCCCCTGGCGGCAGGTGTCGCAAGTGGAGTTTTTCTGCGACCTTAGCTACGAGCGTGACGGCCGACCGGTTCTTGAGCAGAGAATTTTACCGGCCATGCTGGCGGCCATCGCCCGGGCCCGCCGCTTTGTGATCCTGGATTTGTTTCTTTTTAACGATCTTGGCGGGCATAAGGTTTTGGGCCAGGGACTGCAATCACCGGTGGCTTGCCTGACCGAGGCGCTGATCAGCGCCCGGCGGCAACAACCCGATCTGACGGTGCTGTTCCTCTATGATGAGATCAACACCGGTTACGGCTCTTATTCGGAGCCGCACCTGGAGCGGCTGACCGCCGCCGGGGTGGCAACGGTGCCGGTTGATCTTGCCCGCCTGCCCGATTCCAACCCGCTCTATTCGGGGCTCTGGCGGACCCTTCTGCAATGGTGGAAGCCCGCCGGCCGGGGGCGTTTGCCCAACATTTTCGCCGCCGATGGGCCGGGGATGAAACTGGCCTCTTATCTGCGACTGTTCAACTTCAAGGCCAATCATCGCAAACTGCTGATCACCGAGCAAACGGCGCTGGTAAGTTCCGCCAATGTTCATGATGCCTCCGCCCGGCACAGTAACATCGCCTTTCAGCTGCGGGGCGGGATCATTGCCGATCTGGCGGCATGCGAAGCGGCCACCGCCCGCTTTTCCGGCCATGATTTTGCCCTGCCTCCCGGTATCTTGCCCGAGGTCTCGCCACGGCCTTCGGACTCCCTTGAGGGCGAAGTGTCGACTGTTTCGGAGGCGGGAGAATTTTCGGGCTCTGTTCCGCTGGCGCGGCTGCTCACCGAAAGTGCCATTGGCCAGGCGCTGCTGGCGGCGCTGGACGCCACCCGGCCGGGGGATCGGATCTGGGTGGCCCAGTTTTATCTGTCGGACCGGCGGGTCATGGCCGCCCTGGCCGGCGCCGCCCGGCGCGGGGTAACGGTTCGGCTGCTGCTGGACCCCAGCCGCGATGCCTTTGGCCACGACAAACGCGGGATTCCCAACCGCAGTTCGGCCGCCTGGTTGAAGGCCCGGGGCGGCGACCGGTTGGCGATCCGCTGGTATAACACCAGGGGGGAACAGTTCCACGCCAAGCTGGCCCTGATCGAATCCTCGCCCGCCGGGGCTGAGGAGGCCTCAACCGGCCGGGTTACGATTATCGGCGGTTCGGCCAACCTGACCCGCCGCAACCTGACCGGCTACAACCTGGAGAGCTGCCTGGAAATCCGGGCTGCCGCCACCGCCCCGATCGCCGTCGAGGTGCGCCATTTCTTCAAGCGCCTGTGGCATAACCAGGAGGGAGAATATCTGGTGGACTATGAGCAATATGCCGAAAAGCGGCCCTTAAAGGCGGCCTGGGCCGCCTGGCAGGAGTTCAGCGGCATGGGGACCTTCTGA
- a CDS encoding sensor histidine kinase, which produces MTAAILLATLLGAGLGGGGAGWYFHRRHRRLCREQQQRTEAALRRQLDEVFAVFRAINGGVYVADMETHEILALTGRDRGSFDATVVGSKCFEQAGANLGGPCLFCTNRILLDDNGRPAPPVVREFRNPWSNAWYLAIGRAIHWFDGRLVRMEIAINITERKRAEEALRCSEQNFRELVENSLVGIMLIQNGEIVFQNPEQQRLLGRLPSSFNLEDFTAVHPEDRDKVRESYRKISNGLSPQVDLDFRLYTGGRRDEAGLAWVYCRARPMDFQGRKTILISMMEITRIKELERLLRQQDRMSSLGRVAAGIAHEIRNPLSGINISLTTLRQIYHSPQHRDQVEDIFRRLATASAKIEAVVKRVMDFSKPGQLHPRSVSLNEPVAEALELAGVFLSKYQINLEVDLAPALPLCRVDPGQLEQVVLNLLTNSAEAMEAMPREAPRRLKIATRALADGVELLVDDSGPGLAPEVQGEIMDPFFTTKPEGTGIGLNISQRIINDHGGTIEPCVGTLGGACFRIFLPAAGRERGNSLPGK; this is translated from the coding sequence ATGACCGCCGCCATTCTGCTGGCCACGCTGTTGGGCGCCGGTTTAGGGGGCGGCGGCGCCGGCTGGTATTTTCACCGCCGGCATCGGCGGTTGTGCCGGGAGCAGCAACAGCGCACGGAGGCGGCCTTGCGGCGCCAGCTTGATGAAGTGTTTGCGGTGTTCCGGGCCATCAACGGCGGGGTTTATGTGGCGGATATGGAGACCCACGAAATTCTGGCCCTCACCGGCCGCGACCGGGGCAGCTTCGATGCTACGGTGGTGGGGAGCAAATGTTTTGAGCAGGCCGGCGCCAACCTCGGCGGTCCTTGTCTTTTTTGCACCAACCGGATTCTCCTGGATGATAACGGTCGCCCCGCCCCGCCGGTGGTGCGCGAGTTTCGAAATCCCTGGAGCAACGCCTGGTACCTGGCCATCGGCCGGGCCATTCACTGGTTTGACGGTCGTCTGGTGCGGATGGAGATTGCCATCAATATCACCGAGCGCAAACGGGCCGAGGAAGCCCTGCGTTGCAGCGAGCAGAACTTCCGGGAACTGGTGGAAAACTCCCTGGTGGGAATCATGCTGATCCAGAATGGAGAGATTGTCTTTCAAAACCCGGAGCAGCAGCGCCTGCTAGGACGGCTGCCCAGTTCCTTCAACCTGGAGGACTTCACCGCGGTCCACCCCGAAGACCGGGACAAGGTTCGGGAAAGTTACCGTAAGATCAGCAACGGCCTTTCGCCCCAAGTGGACCTGGACTTCCGCCTCTATACCGGGGGGCGCCGCGATGAAGCCGGCCTGGCCTGGGTTTATTGCCGGGCCAGGCCCATGGATTTCCAGGGGCGCAAGACCATTCTGATCAGCATGATGGAGATTACCCGGATCAAAGAGCTGGAGCGGCTGCTGCGCCAGCAAGACCGGATGTCCTCTCTGGGCCGGGTGGCTGCCGGCATTGCCCATGAGATTCGTAATCCGCTCTCGGGAATTAATATTTCCCTGACCACTCTGCGACAAATTTACCATTCGCCGCAACACCGAGACCAGGTGGAAGATATCTTTCGCCGGCTGGCCACCGCTTCCGCCAAGATCGAGGCGGTTGTCAAACGGGTGATGGATTTCTCCAAGCCCGGGCAGCTTCACCCCCGCTCCGTTTCACTCAATGAACCGGTGGCCGAGGCGCTGGAGTTGGCCGGAGTTTTTTTAAGTAAATACCAGATCAATCTGGAGGTTGACCTGGCGCCGGCGTTGCCTCTCTGTCGTGTTGACCCCGGCCAACTGGAACAGGTGGTACTCAACCTGTTGACCAACAGCGCGGAAGCCATGGAGGCGATGCCGCGGGAAGCTCCTCGCCGCCTTAAAATTGCCACCCGGGCCCTGGCCGATGGGGTGGAATTGCTGGTGGACGACAGCGGCCCTGGCCTGGCGCCGGAGGTACAGGGGGAGATCATGGACCCCTTTTTTACCACCAAGCCCGAAGGTACCGGGATCGGCCTGAACATCAGCCAGCGGATTATCAATGACCACGGCGGCACCATCGAACCCTGCGTCGGCACGCTGGGCGGCGCCTGTTTCCGGATTTTTCTGCCCGCCGCCGGCCGGGAGAGGGGTAACAGTTTGCCTGGGAAATAA
- a CDS encoding response regulator, whose protein sequence is MLAQNRDDLFAVLRHLKLLLVEDDELIRDSLALFFANEGCRLEVQASAEDGLQLVRVREFDVVITDFRLPGMSGLEFLRILQEMQPEAQKILLTAYMNEEVLAEAFRLGVHEFIEKPIATEDIEEALARLIRRRSPTRPTLPGGV, encoded by the coding sequence ATGCTGGCCCAAAACCGAGACGACCTTTTTGCCGTCCTGCGCCACCTCAAACTGCTGCTGGTGGAAGATGACGAGTTGATCCGTGATTCCCTGGCGCTCTTTTTTGCCAACGAAGGTTGCCGCCTGGAAGTGCAGGCCAGTGCCGAAGATGGTCTGCAACTGGTCCGGGTGCGGGAATTCGATGTGGTGATCACCGATTTTCGCCTGCCGGGGATGAGTGGTCTGGAGTTTTTGCGCATCCTGCAGGAGATGCAGCCGGAAGCGCAGAAGATCCTGTTGACCGCTTACATGAACGAAGAGGTGCTGGCCGAGGCCTTCCGCCTGGGGGTCCACGAGTTTATTGAAAAACCCATCGCCACGGAAGATATTGAAGAGGCACTGGCCCGGTTGATCCGGCGCCGGTCGCCAACCCGACCGACCTTGCCCGGGGGGGTGTGA
- a CDS encoding FKBP-type peptidyl-prolyl cis-trans isomerase — MTQAKSGDSVKIHYTGRLTDGTVFDSSDGREPLGFTIGNGEVIPGFEEAVSGMAVGESKNVTIPMDKAYGPRLDQLIIDVPRSQVPPDLNPELDQRLQMSGPNGENVVVKVVDVSDDSIKLDANPPLAGEDLNFDIELVEIA, encoded by the coding sequence ATGACTCAGGCTAAATCAGGCGACAGTGTCAAGATCCACTATACCGGGAGATTGACCGACGGCACCGTTTTTGATTCCTCCGACGGGCGTGAACCCTTGGGCTTTACCATCGGCAACGGCGAAGTGATCCCCGGCTTTGAAGAAGCGGTCAGCGGCATGGCGGTGGGGGAGAGCAAAAATGTGACCATTCCCATGGACAAGGCTTATGGGCCCCGGCTGGATCAGCTGATCATCGATGTGCCCCGCAGCCAGGTGCCGCCGGACCTGAACCCGGAGTTGGACCAGCGCCTGCAGATGAGCGGCCCCAATGGTGAGAATGTGGTGGTTAAGGTGGTGGATGTGTCTGATGATTCGATCAAACTTGATGCCAATCCCCCTTTGGCCGGTGAAGATCTGAACTTCGATATTGAACTGGTTGAGATCGCCTAA
- a CDS encoding methyl-accepting chemotaxis protein, whose protein sequence is MLTRLNRTIDPLLDRFTIKQQISAGFILMIGILMLSGLASYIGVNFIIRDANEMADSNRLDAELAQREVDHLMWVNQLNTLFTDDSVTRLQVSTDDRQCALGRWLYGEGRQQAEKLLPSLAPLLRELEQPHFRLHQSAARIEAQFRPADQHLTNYLRNIKIRHLEWLHSVKDALMDPEIGTARVQTDPRQCALGRWLYSSEFRQRRQLTPELASFWQKVEEPHTQLHESVVRINELLAENRRQAAIDYFHESTMPAGEATLAAIDDTLAWLDENLAGYQAAQATYTRETLTALAEVQSILHRIRKHVGDNLVSDEGLLHTAWGLKIRVSLVILLGLAVGLGITWPLTIRLSRTLERAAREVEGSSSQVAVAAQEIASSSQSLSDTAASQASSVEETSAALEEIAAQSAQMVELTEGSEKLMRENIKKSGQSLKALAELTQSMTQIEKDSGQIRSIIATIDSIAFQTNLLALNAAVEAARAGEAGAGFAVVADEVKNLAMKTAQEANQIQQLLDTTVARITSCAGSLKEINQDFDDIVETATTIGDKNSAITEATEQQAKGVQQITEATHESSDATQRIAAAAEQSAAASEELSAQSEELKKVVAELEKMVFGSSHGQTATSRSQAASDGDDDDWRWDDEETAQRPRLEDKS, encoded by the coding sequence ATGTTGACACGTCTGAACAGAACGATCGACCCACTGCTTGACCGATTTACCATCAAGCAGCAAATCAGCGCCGGCTTTATCCTGATGATCGGCATCCTGATGCTTAGCGGCCTGGCCAGCTACATCGGCGTCAACTTTATCATCCGGGACGCTAACGAAATGGCGGACAGCAACCGCCTGGACGCCGAACTGGCCCAGCGGGAAGTGGATCATTTGATGTGGGTCAACCAGCTAAACACCCTGTTCACCGACGATTCGGTCACCAGGCTGCAGGTTTCCACCGACGACCGGCAGTGCGCCTTGGGCCGCTGGCTGTACGGCGAAGGGCGGCAGCAGGCGGAAAAGCTGCTGCCCAGCCTGGCACCCCTGCTGCGGGAACTGGAACAGCCCCACTTCCGGCTGCACCAGTCGGCAGCCCGCATTGAAGCCCAGTTCCGCCCGGCCGATCAACATTTAACCAACTACCTGCGCAACATCAAAATTCGTCACTTGGAGTGGCTGCACTCCGTAAAAGACGCCCTGATGGACCCGGAAATCGGCACCGCCCGGGTTCAAACCGACCCCCGCCAGTGCGCCCTGGGCCGCTGGCTGTACTCGTCCGAGTTTCGCCAGCGCCGGCAACTGACCCCGGAACTGGCATCCTTCTGGCAAAAGGTGGAGGAACCGCACACCCAGCTGCACGAAAGCGTGGTCCGCATCAACGAGCTGCTGGCTGAAAACCGGCGCCAGGCGGCCATCGATTATTTCCACGAGTCAACCATGCCCGCCGGCGAGGCTACCCTGGCGGCCATCGACGACACCCTGGCCTGGCTGGATGAAAACCTGGCCGGCTACCAGGCGGCCCAAGCCACCTACACCCGGGAAACCCTGACGGCCCTGGCGGAGGTGCAGAGTATTCTGCACCGAATCCGGAAACACGTGGGCGACAACCTGGTCTCCGACGAAGGTTTGCTGCATACCGCCTGGGGCCTCAAAATCCGGGTCAGCCTGGTTATCCTGCTGGGGCTGGCCGTGGGACTGGGGATCACCTGGCCGCTGACCATCCGGCTTTCCCGCACCCTGGAGCGGGCGGCCCGGGAGGTTGAAGGCAGCTCCAGCCAGGTGGCCGTGGCTGCCCAAGAGATCGCCTCCAGCAGCCAGTCGCTGTCCGATACCGCTGCCAGCCAGGCCAGTTCGGTGGAAGAAACCTCCGCGGCGCTGGAGGAAATTGCCGCCCAGAGCGCCCAAATGGTGGAACTGACCGAGGGGTCTGAAAAACTGATGCGGGAAAACATCAAAAAGTCAGGCCAGTCCCTCAAAGCCCTGGCGGAACTGACCCAAAGCATGACCCAGATCGAAAAGGACAGTGGCCAGATCCGTTCCATCATCGCCACCATCGATTCCATCGCCTTCCAAACCAACCTGCTGGCCTTGAACGCGGCGGTGGAAGCGGCCCGGGCCGGCGAAGCCGGGGCCGGTTTTGCCGTGGTGGCCGACGAGGTTAAAAACCTGGCCATGAAAACCGCCCAGGAAGCCAACCAGATCCAGCAACTGCTGGACACCACCGTGGCCCGGATCACTTCCTGCGCCGGCTCCCTGAAGGAAATCAACCAGGATTTCGATGATATCGTCGAAACCGCCACCACCATCGGCGACAAGAACTCGGCCATTACCGAGGCCACCGAACAGCAGGCCAAGGGGGTACAGCAGATCACCGAGGCCACCCATGAAAGCTCCGACGCCACCCAGCGGATCGCCGCCGCCGCCGAGCAATCAGCAGCCGCTTCGGAAGAGCTCAGTGCTCAGTCGGAAGAGCTGAAGAAGGTGGTGGCTGAGTTGGAAAAAATGGTCTTCGGCAGCAGCCATGGGCAAACCGCCACCAGCCGCTCCCAGGCGGCAAGTGACGGCGACGATGACGACTGGCGCTGGGATGACGAGGAAACCGCGCAACGCCCGCGGCTTGAAGACAAATCATAG
- a CDS encoding STAS domain-containing protein, with protein sequence MQIEASQNDNKVRISLEGVVDEKGAEELKKTIKQLPLASVREVEIDCSRVKHIGSSGIGKLLLLYKHLASNGGQLRVTNLTGPLFELFTELKMDTLFTITRQG encoded by the coding sequence ATGCAAATTGAAGCCAGCCAAAACGACAATAAAGTTCGCATCTCCCTGGAAGGTGTGGTTGACGAAAAAGGGGCGGAAGAGCTCAAGAAAACGATCAAGCAGCTGCCTTTAGCCAGTGTCCGGGAGGTGGAGATAGACTGCAGCCGGGTCAAGCATATCGGCAGTTCCGGGATCGGCAAGCTACTTTTGCTGTACAAACACCTGGCCAGTAACGGCGGCCAGTTGCGGGTGACCAATCTTACCGGCCCGCTTTTTGAGCTGTTTACAGAACTCAAGATGGACACATTGTTTACGATCACCCGCCAAGGGTGA
- a CDS encoding SIMPL domain-containing protein (The SIMPL domain is named for its presence in mouse protein SIMPL (signalling molecule that associates with mouse pelle-like kinase). Bacterial member BP26, from Brucella, was shown to assemble into a channel-like structure, while YggE from E. coli has been associated with resistance to oxidative stress.), which produces MKNLQRLAVAVVCLLILLPVTAVKAGPALGGPEDGFTVQLSAWAEEETVNDLLTAVLVVERSGPDHARLALAVANLMRRALGEVERYPEIKAHTVAYATQPVYQRRDGKNERVGWRIRQSLQLESTEVEKTVELIGRLQALELQLVAMNFTVSEQKKERLRATLTAAAIDAWRGKAEAAVRRLGGRVWRPYEVRIDDEYRPPVQPLLRTEAAMLSQPVESAVEAGTSRLRVTVSGTAWGR; this is translated from the coding sequence ATGAAAAATTTACAACGACTGGCGGTTGCCGTGGTTTGCCTTTTGATCCTGTTGCCGGTGACAGCGGTCAAGGCCGGACCGGCCCTTGGAGGGCCGGAAGATGGTTTCACGGTGCAACTCAGCGCCTGGGCTGAAGAAGAGACGGTCAATGATTTGCTCACCGCCGTGTTGGTGGTGGAGCGCAGTGGCCCGGACCATGCCCGTTTGGCGCTGGCGGTGGCCAATCTCATGCGGCGGGCCCTGGGCGAGGTCGAGCGTTACCCCGAGATTAAAGCCCACACCGTGGCTTATGCCACCCAGCCGGTGTACCAGAGGCGGGACGGTAAAAATGAGCGGGTGGGCTGGCGGATCCGGCAGTCGCTGCAGCTTGAAAGCACCGAGGTGGAAAAAACGGTGGAGCTGATCGGACGTTTGCAGGCCCTCGAGTTGCAGCTTGTTGCCATGAACTTCACCGTCTCCGAGCAGAAAAAGGAGCGGCTGCGGGCTACCCTGACGGCGGCCGCCATCGATGCCTGGCGAGGCAAGGCCGAGGCGGCGGTCAGAAGACTGGGCGGCCGCGTCTGGCGCCCCTATGAAGTAAGGATCGACGATGAATACCGGCCGCCGGTGCAACCTTTGCTGCGCACTGAAGCCGCGATGTTGAGCCAACCCGTGGAGTCGGCGGTGGAGGCCGGTACTTCCCGCTTGCGGGTAACGGTCAGCGGTACCGCCTGGGGGCGTTGA
- a CDS encoding GspE/PulE family protein translates to MKRPFHNTPWPEADLPAQGGADNPPAGKAGSSLDTFVYPESTKQLLSVIISPEDAQAHLLLPLSFIGNELTVAVVHPEKREVLQDLRRRYDAFHVSFLPIGAQKFTELYHELYQQPVKGLSEPGSPSSAPFSEPPGHGRTPVGPISAKGQELPEPMPNDSSTASASLAGPDLPDLPDLPGLAEALLTHAAKCRASAIHFEQEEGRGKVRYRIDGVLQELEPGRLQESIQARPEDVVSRLKILANLEQADPLLPQHRVFRFAPANGALPEQDELVLRLATCPAVDGESFTINILDSRKARPDLEMLGHAPPVLQALETCLAHGRGMVLVAGPPGSGKNTTLQAILEFLRAPSRRIVMAEEYVTARLPGVMQTAIDPERGLTAPRLLRSFLPLDPDVIMLDRFDDRPSMRQGVNCARQGPLFLSSIAAVDGSEVLARFEAAGCDRAELAALINGVLVQRLVRRICPDCKTACVPERDEWGRLFVDYPSQLTFFLGKGCALCDFTGFKGRTLLSELFVPGAAAAATRENGREGLREAAASNGLPSLLDDGLLKLGETTLGEILRVVPAAAIARFRQRTGRGTGQNSAAAIKRGRSFLLTDPAGQRDRIDRMYEFYRELSLALASTRVVERALFHRFITTSYREIKRSAASGAITFNFTAAGDRVKIAAIPRH, encoded by the coding sequence ATGAAGCGACCCTTTCATAATACGCCCTGGCCCGAAGCTGACTTGCCGGCTCAGGGTGGTGCCGATAATCCCCCGGCGGGGAAGGCCGGCAGCTCTCTTGATACCTTTGTTTACCCTGAAAGCACCAAACAGTTGTTATCCGTTATTATCAGCCCGGAAGATGCCCAGGCGCATTTGCTTCTGCCGCTTTCGTTCATCGGCAATGAACTTACCGTTGCCGTTGTTCACCCCGAGAAAAGGGAAGTGCTCCAAGACCTCCGGCGGAGGTACGATGCTTTTCACGTCTCATTCCTGCCGATCGGTGCACAAAAATTCACCGAACTTTACCATGAACTCTACCAGCAGCCGGTAAAGGGTCTGTCGGAGCCAGGCTCGCCGAGTTCCGCCCCCTTTTCGGAGCCGCCGGGTCATGGCCGCACCCCGGTTGGTCCCATCTCCGCTAAGGGGCAGGAATTGCCGGAACCCATGCCGAACGACTCCTCGACCGCTTCGGCTTCGTTAGCCGGTCCGGATCTGCCGGATCTGCCGGATCTGCCGGGTTTGGCCGAGGCGCTTTTAACCCATGCCGCTAAGTGTCGGGCCAGCGCCATCCACTTCGAACAGGAAGAGGGCCGGGGTAAAGTTCGCTACCGCATTGACGGTGTGCTCCAGGAGTTGGAGCCCGGCCGGTTGCAGGAAAGTATCCAGGCCAGGCCGGAGGATGTCGTTTCCCGCCTCAAAATTTTGGCCAACCTTGAGCAGGCCGATCCCTTGCTGCCCCAGCATCGGGTCTTTCGTTTTGCCCCGGCCAATGGGGCCCTGCCAGAGCAGGATGAGCTTGTTTTGCGGTTGGCCACCTGCCCTGCCGTGGATGGTGAAAGCTTCACCATCAATATCCTTGATAGCCGCAAGGCAAGGCCGGATCTGGAGATGCTTGGCCATGCCCCCCCGGTTCTGCAAGCTCTGGAAACTTGCCTGGCGCATGGGCGGGGCATGGTCCTGGTGGCCGGCCCCCCCGGCAGTGGCAAAAACACCACGCTGCAGGCCATCTTGGAATTTCTGCGGGCTCCTTCGCGTCGCATAGTCATGGCCGAGGAGTATGTTACCGCCCGCCTGCCCGGGGTTATGCAAACCGCTATCGACCCGGAAAGAGGTTTGACTGCCCCACGGCTGCTCCGCTCTTTCCTGCCGCTTGATCCCGATGTTATCATGCTTGATCGGTTTGATGACCGCCCATCGATGCGGCAGGGGGTGAACTGTGCCCGCCAAGGCCCACTTTTTCTGAGTTCTATTGCGGCTGTTGATGGTTCGGAAGTTCTGGCCCGTTTTGAGGCCGCCGGCTGTGACCGGGCCGAACTGGCCGCGCTTATCAACGGCGTGCTGGTCCAGCGGCTGGTGCGCCGGATTTGCCCCGACTGTAAAACCGCCTGTGTGCCCGAGCGCGATGAGTGGGGCCGGTTGTTTGTCGATTACCCCTCCCAGCTCACTTTTTTCCTGGGCAAAGGCTGCGCCCTTTGCGATTTCACCGGCTTTAAGGGCCGGACCTTGCTTTCCGAGCTGTTTGTTCCCGGTGCGGCGGCCGCCGCCACCCGGGAAAATGGCCGGGAAGGCTTAAGGGAAGCCGCGGCCAGCAACGGTCTGCCCTCCTTGCTGGATGACGGCTTGCTGAAACTGGGCGAAACCACCCTGGGGGAGATTCTGCGCGTGGTGCCCGCCGCGGCCATAGCGCGCTTTCGGCAACGGACCGGCCGGGGGACGGGGCAAAATTCGGCGGCGGCAATTAAACGGGGGCGGAGTTTTCTGCTTACCGATCCGGCCGGCCAGCGGGACCGTATCGACCGGATGTATGAATTTTACCGGGAACTGTCCCTTGCCCTGGCGTCCACCAGGGTGGTTGAGCGTGCGCTTTTTCACCGCTTTATCACTACCAGCTACCGGGAAATAAAACGCTCGGCAGCCAGTGGGGCGATTACCTTCAATTTTACCGCTGCAGGTGACCGGGTGAAGATTGCCGCCATTCCCCGGCACTGA